In one window of Vibrio sp. JC009 DNA:
- a CDS encoding outer membrane beta-barrel protein yields the protein MKTMSKVGSTTALALTLLSANVSAEEQYPLPDGYNDIYFGLTSTFVTVDFKGSYYDASEDDTLSGKKDIHGNTLLGVLVGYQFNPWMAVEGRGYRSVANGKWYGFPIDVTEYYGVFGRAILPVCKYFSTYGLVGYGTGTMEGFGASDTENDLAYGLGVEFNKGGRTRLQVEWVMYHDEKYTVNYSNGDIATLDAELSSINANLVWSF from the coding sequence ATGAAAACAATGTCTAAAGTTGGAAGCACTACTGCGCTGGCACTAACTCTTCTATCTGCAAACGTGTCCGCTGAAGAACAGTATCCTCTACCGGACGGGTACAATGATATTTACTTCGGTCTAACAAGTACTTTCGTAACTGTAGATTTCAAAGGCAGCTATTATGATGCAAGTGAAGACGATACGCTGTCAGGGAAAAAAGATATTCATGGCAATACACTACTCGGTGTTTTAGTCGGCTATCAATTTAACCCTTGGATGGCTGTAGAGGGAAGGGGCTACCGAAGCGTTGCTAATGGCAAGTGGTACGGTTTTCCAATAGATGTAACCGAATACTATGGCGTTTTTGGTCGAGCTATTTTGCCAGTATGCAAATATTTTAGCACATATGGCTTGGTAGGCTATGGTACCGGAACTATGGAAGGGTTTGGAGCCTCCGATACCGAAAATGACCTCGCTTATGGGTTAGGAGTAGAGTTTAATAAAGGAGGTCGAACCAGACTACAAGTAGAATGGGTTATGTACCATGACGAAAAGTACACGGTTAATTATTCTAATGGTGATATAGCTACTCTTGATGCAGAATTAAGCTCCATCAACGCCAACTTAGTTTGGAGTTTCTGA